Within the Ochrobactrum sp. Marseille-Q0166 genome, the region GAACCGCTGTTATAATGTCGTCGGAAAGCGATGACACAAATGGGATCAGCATCACGCCCATTACAAGGCCAGCAGTCAGCACACTCTGCGCCATAATGAAACCCTGACCGCCAGCAATGGCAGCCGAAAGATCACGCAGGAACGGACCAACCGTTATCAATGCGAAGAAACCGTAAACAATAGTGGGGATACCAGCCAGAAGTTCAAGCACGGGCTTAACGACAGTACGAACACGCGGCGATGCATATTCGGCCATATAGATTGCCGAGAAAAGACCGACCGGCACCGCAAACAGCATGGCAACAAAAGCAATGTAAAGTGTGCCAGCCAAAAGGGGGATCAGCCCGAACTGTCCGACTTCACCACCTGAACCGGCAGCTGCAAAGCGTGGGTCCCAGACCGTCCCAAAGAAGAAGTCCATCGGGGCAACCGACTGGAAGAAGCTCACTGTCTGGAACAGAACAGAGAACACGATGCCGATAGTTGTGAGAATTGCGATACCGGATGCAGCGATCAACCCCCAAAGAACAATGCGCTCGACATTGTTGCGTGCACGTGTGCGGCGCTTGATGCCGGAAAGACCGAAAATCAGGCCAGCAACCGCAATAACCAGGGCAATTGCGCTGCCAACGGTGTGGGAAACCTTACTCGCTTTATCAAGGAACAGAGCAACCGGGACCATATAGTCCTGACCTTCTGTTGCAAGCGCCACGCCTTTTGAGCCGAGAACATCACGCGCTTCCTTGTAAGTCTGCGGGAAACTGCCGATTTCAGCCGGCGTCAGCTTTTGTATACCATCAGAAAGACTGCGGATCATGCTGAGCTGCAGACTCCGCTCAGAATATGAACCATCTTCAACGGCGACAGGCATGCGTGCTGTCGCGGTGTGATCCAGATAAACGGATGTGCCAACTGCCCAGACTGCCAGAAAAAGCACAGCAGGCAATGCGGAAACGAGGAAAACCCACCAACCATGATAAAGTGGGCGGGAATGCATTTTCTCTGCGCTTGAGCCTGCAGATTTGGCAGGTTGCGCCTTATCAATTGCAACGGCGCGCTGACGACCTATGAAAAATCCGATCAGTCCGATTGCAACGACACTGACGAGAACCAGAAAGAAGGACATTCAATTTCCCCGGTTGCCCCTAAAAATGCGAAAGCAGCCAGAACTGCAAAATGTGCAGCAAACCGCTTCCACGCGAATGCGCTTGTCTTATAGAACACGCGCGAAAGAGAAAGAACGCGGGGTGTAATGATCCCCACGTTCCACAGATCAAACCTTACTTGACAGCAATAACCTTGCCTTCAGTAAAGGAAGCGCGCTGTGCTTCACGTTCTGCATCTGGAGCTGGCACCAGACCATATTCAGCAAGCGGGCCGTCCGGGCCGACCATCTGCTCGGACAGGAAGAAATCTACATATTCCTTAAGACCCGGAATAACGCCGAGATGTGCCTTCTTTACATAGAAGAACAGCGGGCGCGAAACCGGATATTCACCCGAAGCAACGGTTTCAGCCGTTGGCGTCACACCATTAACAGTTGCAACCTTGAGCTTGTCAGCATTGTTTTCGAAGAAGTAGAGGCCGAAAACGCCAACGCCCTGCTTGTTGGAACCGATGCGAGCCAGCGTTTCGCTGTAATCGCCATCGATATCGACAGCCTTGCCGTCTTTACGGACAGCGATACAGGCAGCAGCTGAAGCTTTGTCATCGAGACCAGTCTTCTTGATTTCTTCAAGAGCGCCCGATGCTTTGCAACCGTCAGCCAGCAGTTTTTCTTCAAAAACTTCACGTGTACCGTGCTTCTCGCCAGGAATATAGGCTGCAATGTCCCAATCCGGCAGGTCTGCATTGACCTGGTTCCATTTGCTGTTTGGATTGTCCACAAGCTTGCCATCGACGATAACCTTCGCAGCAAGTGCCTTATAAAGGTCTACCGGAGTGAGCTTCCAATCCGGGCCATTTACGTCGGTCGCAAAAACGATACCATCATAACCGAAACGGACTTCCTGAACGTCCTTCACGCCAGCACCGATGCAAGATTTGAGTTCGCTGTCCTTCATGGCGCGCGACGCATTGGCGATATCAATGGTGTTTTCACCAACGCCTTTGCAGAACTCCTTGATACCTGCGCCCGAGCCGCCCGATTCAATAACCGGCGTCTTGAAGTTAGGATAGGTTTCGCCAAATGTTTCACCAACGATCTTTGCATAAGGCAGAACGGTGGAGGAGCCGGAAACCTGAATCTGTTCGCGTGCGTTTGCAGCTGAAACCGACAGGACTGCTGCTATTGCAAGCGCTGCGGTCGAGGAAATCATCTTATTCATGAGTACCAGTCCCTATTGTAAAAGACACATGACGTGAAAGCGTCAGCAGCCATCTACGCGCTCTATATAACAGTCATATGACAGTCGTGTTACAGCTTTGTATCATTCGCATCTGCACGCAAATTTGTGATGTAATATGCATTTTTGCTAATATTGCTCATGGTGAGACAACGATCACTCACCGGGGCGTGACAGAACATATATTGCCGAGCCGAGCATAAAGATTGTGACGCTGGCAGCGAGTAACGGACCGGGCTGTGCCGCCCACCAGAACATGCCGTAGCCGAATGCCATACCGAGACAGGCATAGAGTTTCGCTCTTGGCGGAATAGCGCCCCGCTCTCGCCATTTGATAATCATTGGGCCGAAACGTGGATCAGCCAGCAGGCGCGCCTCAAACTTTGGCGAAGAACGTGCAAAAAACCATGCCGCGAGAATAATGAAGATAGTCGTTGGCATCACCGGGAGAATTGCCCCGATAATGCCCAGCGCCAGCATAAGGAAGCCGAGACAAAGATACAGAATACGCTGACCCGCCGCGATTGGCGGCAGTTCTTTGTCAGCATCGTTCTTTTGCGCCTTATCCTGCATGACATTCCATTCTGAAGATGAGCGCTTATAGCAGGATTTTGGATTCTGAATGCATAGGACACGTGAACAAAACTGCGTCATCACGCAGGTTTTCAACAAAAGTTACAGCAAGGACTCCAAACTTGATCGTCAAAACAGCACCCATAGGTTGCATTTTTCGCGAAAAAGGCCGGATTTTGTCATCTTATGGGTTCCGATGGAAAACTAGCCATACAAATAAAAATTGTATTGGCTCGGCTAGGGCATCGCCCTGTCCTAAGCAAATTTGCCTGAGGATCACGCTTAAAAACATGAATCAAGGCAGTCAACCTCCAAATCCTAACGAATCGTAAGCAGATTTACACAGATAATGAGATTCAATCCAAAATATTCCTGATTTCTTCTTAATAGTCTAAATAAACAACGCTGAGTATAGGATGATATTCCGCTGAGATAATCGATTCCAACCGCGCGTTATACACTCAATAACATCACGCCATCGCCACATTTAGATTCCAGTTGGCACCGGCCTTTATAAGTCATGACTGTGAAGGCCTCTCGAAACGACTATTGGAATCACAATGAACTTCAAAATCCGTATGGCTATGCTCGCCGTTGCAACAACCGGTCTGTTCTCGATCACCGCAATGGAAGCTCAAGCTGCGCGCTGTGGCGGTGCTTCCTGGTATGCGCTGACCTCCCGCACGGCATCGGGCGAACGCATGAACCCAGCCGGTTTGACTGCAGCGCACAAAACATTGCCACTGGGCACCAAGGTTAAAGTGACCAATCAGCGCAATGGCAAATCGCTTGTCGTGCGCATCAATGACCGCGGGCCTTTTATCAAAGGACGCGTGCTTGATCTCTCCAAGGGTGCGGCTCAGCGCCTTGGTTTCGTGAGTGCAGGCCATACCAACGTGTGCTTCACACCACTCTAAATATTTGTTTTAATACACTATATTGAAACCGCTATGGCAGCCATAGCGGTTTTTTTGTTTCCATTAACACACGCAAAAGATGCATAAAATCCGCGACACTCGTGTTAACCATTAATTAAGAAGTTGGGCGAAGGCGCCACAGTCTTAATTGACTCAGGTCATGTTTCATATTTTAACTTTTCGTTAATAAATGCCCGTCGCGGGCTGTGAAAAGGGCGTTGAGTATGTTTTGTGTAGTTCGCTCAGGTTTGAAGTTTATCGCTGCTGCCAGCATCGGCATTGCTGCCCTGACGTTCAGCTTTGGTGCACAGGCTGGTTCCGGCGCCTTCATGCAGACCGGCAAACTGACCTCACAGCCAATCGGCCATTACGAATTCTGCAAGCGCGAGACCGCTGAATGCAACATCGTCAGCCGTGATACGCGCGCCCTCTCACTCAACAACAGCAACTGGCAGCTTATCCAGACCGTCAATCTTTCGGCTAATGAACGCATTAAGCCGATGACCGATATGGAAATCTACGGCGTTGAGGAATATTGGGCTTACCCGACCACTGTTGGTGATTGCGAAGACTATGTTCTGCTCAAGCAGCGTGAACTGGCGAAAGCCGGCATTCCGATGACCGACCTGCTGATCACCGTTGTTCGCAAGCCAGACGGTGAAGGCCATGCAGTTCTGACCGTTCGCACGGATCGTGGCGATTTCGTTCTCGACAATCTGACTGATGAAGTTCTGCGCTGGGATGAAACCGAATACACCTACCTCAAGCGTCAGGCCTCAAACAATACCGGCCGTTGGGTCAGCATTGAAAGCCCGGATAACCTGTTGGTTGGTTCGGTTAAGTAAACAGACGAACAACGTATGAGAGCGCAGGGCCGGAGAGTTTTTGACTCTCCGGCCCTCGCTTTTCAACGTATGCCGCAGCTGAACTATTTCCTGCACAATCAAACTGGATTAAACTCTGATTCTGGCCTCTTCCAAGCCTCCCCCCTCCAATCGGGAAAGCGTTTTTCATGCGGGAAATCCAACCATCGAAACAACTGTTCGAGCGAAAGCATGAGGAGGGATTGCTGTTATGCCTCGCATAGGAGGTTTTGATGAAATTATCGGCTCCGGTCTATCATTTGAAACGCCGCGCAAAACTTATGTCGCGTAATGAGAATATCCCGCTCCATGCAGCATTGGATCGCGTTGCCACGCGCGAAGGCTTCAAAAGCTGGAGTATGCTGACACACAAACAATCAGACAAGATTTCAGCGGCAGCTTTGTATACGCGCCTCCACTCTGGCGATCTGGTTCTGGTGGGGGCACGCCCGGGCCATGGCAAAACACTGCTGAGCCTTGAAATCCTCATCGAGGCGATGAGAAAGGGGCAGCGAGGTCTGTTCTTCTCTCTCGATTACACGCGAAAAGATATCGCCAAGCGATTTGATATGCTTGGTGTCGATGAGCGTGATTTTAACGATCTGTTTGTGTTCGACGCATCTGAGGCAATCAGCGCCGATTACATCATGGAACAGTCGCACGGTGAACCACGTGGCACCTGCGTCGTCGTTGATTATCTGCAACTGTTGGATCAAAAGCGTGACAAGCCGGAACTGATGCTTCAGATCCGCGCTTTAAAAGCTTTTGCAAACGACAAAGGCATGACCATTCTTTGCATCTCGCAGATCGACCGCTCGTTTGATGTCGAGATCAAAGCCTGCCCGGATTTAAACGATGTGCGCCTTCCCAATCCGCTTGACCTGTCATTGTTCAGCAAAGCCTGTTTTCTCCATAATGGCATCGTGACCCTTCAGGCAAACTGAACCAATGAAGATCAGCACTTCTGTGGCGATTTTTACGCCACGGAAGACAGCCTCTCTGCACCCATGCGATAGGAAATCGCGCCCGCGAGATGGATGCGGCTGACCTGATCAACACCATCCAGATCAGCCAGCGTGCGCGCAACCTTCAG harbors:
- a CDS encoding DNA helicase — protein: MKLSAPVYHLKRRAKLMSRNENIPLHAALDRVATREGFKSWSMLTHKQSDKISAAALYTRLHSGDLVLVGARPGHGKTLLSLEILIEAMRKGQRGLFFSLDYTRKDIAKRFDMLGVDERDFNDLFVFDASEAISADYIMEQSHGEPRGTCVVVDYLQLLDQKRDKPELMLQIRALKAFANDKGMTILCISQIDRSFDVEIKACPDLNDVRLPNPLDLSLFSKACFLHNGIVTLQAN
- a CDS encoding YbaN family protein, translating into MQDKAQKNDADKELPPIAAGQRILYLCLGFLMLALGIIGAILPVMPTTIFIILAAWFFARSSPKFEARLLADPRFGPMIIKWRERGAIPPRAKLYACLGMAFGYGMFWWAAQPGPLLAASVTIFMLGSAIYVLSRPGE
- a CDS encoding substrate-binding domain-containing protein, whose product is MNKMISSTAALAIAAVLSVSAANAREQIQVSGSSTVLPYAKIVGETFGETYPNFKTPVIESGGSGAGIKEFCKGVGENTIDIANASRAMKDSELKSCIGAGVKDVQEVRFGYDGIVFATDVNGPDWKLTPVDLYKALAAKVIVDGKLVDNPNSKWNQVNADLPDWDIAAYIPGEKHGTREVFEEKLLADGCKASGALEEIKKTGLDDKASAAACIAVRKDGKAVDIDGDYSETLARIGSNKQGVGVFGLYFFENNADKLKVATVNGVTPTAETVASGEYPVSRPLFFYVKKAHLGVIPGLKEYVDFFLSEQMVGPDGPLAEYGLVPAPDAEREAQRASFTEGKVIAVK
- the pstC gene encoding phosphate ABC transporter permease subunit PstC → MSFFLVLVSVVAIGLIGFFIGRQRAVAIDKAQPAKSAGSSAEKMHSRPLYHGWWVFLVSALPAVLFLAVWAVGTSVYLDHTATARMPVAVEDGSYSERSLQLSMIRSLSDGIQKLTPAEIGSFPQTYKEARDVLGSKGVALATEGQDYMVPVALFLDKASKVSHTVGSAIALVIAVAGLIFGLSGIKRRTRARNNVERIVLWGLIAASGIAILTTIGIVFSVLFQTVSFFQSVAPMDFFFGTVWDPRFAAAGSGGEVGQFGLIPLLAGTLYIAFVAMLFAVPVGLFSAIYMAEYASPRVRTVVKPVLELLAGIPTIVYGFFALITVGPFLRDLSAAIAGGQGFIMAQSVLTAGLVMGVMLIPFVSSLSDDIITAVPGSLRDGSLGLGATRSETIKRVVLPAALPGIVGALLMTASRAIGETMIVVLAAGVAARLSANPFEAMTTITVKIVSQLTGDLEFDSPQTLVAFALGITLFVLTLIMNIFALYIVRKYREQYE
- a CDS encoding septal ring lytic transglycosylase RlpA family protein, whose protein sequence is MNFKIRMAMLAVATTGLFSITAMEAQAARCGGASWYALTSRTASGERMNPAGLTAAHKTLPLGTKVKVTNQRNGKSLVVRINDRGPFIKGRVLDLSKGAAQRLGFVSAGHTNVCFTPL
- a CDS encoding transglutaminase-like cysteine peptidase; its protein translation is MFCVVRSGLKFIAAASIGIAALTFSFGAQAGSGAFMQTGKLTSQPIGHYEFCKRETAECNIVSRDTRALSLNNSNWQLIQTVNLSANERIKPMTDMEIYGVEEYWAYPTTVGDCEDYVLLKQRELAKAGIPMTDLLITVVRKPDGEGHAVLTVRTDRGDFVLDNLTDEVLRWDETEYTYLKRQASNNTGRWVSIESPDNLLVGSVK